In Polaribacter sp. L3A8, a genomic segment contains:
- a CDS encoding NADP-dependent oxidoreductase, translated as MKVLQIIKYGELKDSLSINEIEKPSIMPTDILIETKAAGLNPIDYKMVSGALKDMVPLSLSCTIGFDVSGVIVEKGAEVTKFELGDAVYTRVPQQQMGTLAEYVAVESSVVSKKPDNISFVEAAGLPLVGLTSIQALERVGIKKGDKVLIHAGSGGVGTFAIQYAKAKGAFVYTTTSTTNVDMVKALGADRVIDYKTEDYKTIAKDLDIVFDTLGDNYTLEAFKLIKEGGKVTTIVGPPDKETAINMGMSDYVLPEELAKLISEKSAIYKLSWMQPNGEQLDKLSVMVKDKKIKPVVDRVFSFEDSIEAYLYLSTGRAKGKVIVNLS; from the coding sequence ATGAAAGTATTACAAATAATAAAATATGGAGAACTTAAAGATAGTTTATCAATAAATGAAATAGAGAAACCATCCATAATGCCTACGGATATTCTTATTGAAACCAAAGCAGCAGGATTGAACCCTATAGATTATAAAATGGTGAGTGGTGCATTAAAAGATATGGTTCCATTGTCACTTTCCTGCACAATTGGTTTTGATGTGAGTGGTGTAATTGTGGAGAAAGGAGCGGAAGTGACCAAGTTTGAACTAGGTGATGCTGTGTATACCAGAGTGCCTCAACAACAAATGGGTACTCTTGCAGAATATGTGGCTGTTGAGAGTAGTGTGGTTTCTAAAAAACCCGATAATATATCGTTTGTAGAAGCTGCCGGTTTACCATTAGTAGGTCTTACCTCAATTCAGGCTTTGGAACGTGTTGGTATAAAAAAAGGAGATAAAGTGCTTATTCATGCAGGATCGGGAGGTGTAGGAACTTTTGCAATTCAATATGCCAAAGCAAAAGGAGCCTTTGTGTACACTACCACTAGCACTACAAATGTTGATATGGTTAAGGCGCTTGGAGCCGACCGTGTGATAGATTATAAAACGGAAGATTACAAAACGATTGCTAAAGATTTAGATATTGTTTTTGATACCCTAGGTGACAACTACACATTAGAAGCCTTTAAATTAATTAAAGAAGGTGGAAAAGTAACCACTATAGTGGGGCCACCAGACAAAGAAACGGCTATAAATATGGGGATGAGTGATTATGTTTTACCTGAAGAATTGGCAAAACTGATCAGTGAAAAATCTGCGATCTATAAATTAAGCTGGATGCAACCTAATGGAGAGCAATTAGACAAACTCTCAGTTATGGTAAAAGACAAGAAGATAAAGCCAGTGGTTGATAGAGTTTTTTCTTTTGAAGATAGTATTGAAGCTTATTTGTACTTATCTACAGGCAGAGCAAAGGGTAAAGTGATTGTAAACCTATCCTAA
- a CDS encoding thiamine pyrophosphate-dependent enzyme, whose protein sequence is MSKNISDQLVETLVDAGIQRIYSVTGDSLNHVNAAVHRNGKIKWVHVRNEETAAFAASAESQLNGLACCAGSSGPGHVHLINGLYDAHRSSASVLAIASTIHTNEFGTGAFQETNTIKLFDDCSYYNQMATTPAQLPRMLQAALQNAVHKKGVAVIGLPGDITNQRAVEAETTTLLFRNTPVVRPSEGELVQLAELINSHKKVTIFCGIGAAESHKEVVQLAEKLKAPVAYSYKAKMSIQHNNPYEVGLTGLLGIPSAYHAMHECELLILLGTDFPYTSFMPSKNKIVQIDIKPENLGRRAKLDLGLCGDVKDTLQVLLPLLEIKENSSFLDEQLEFYQEVKKNLQSYVKETGKPDEIHPEFVASVINKLAADDAIFTVDTGMCCVWAARYIDGTGERKMLGSFNHGSMANAMPQAIGAAFARPDQQVVAFCGDGGISMLLGDLITIVQYNLPIKIIIFNNRSLGMVKLEMEVEGIPDQETDMLNPDFIKIAEAMGMKGIGIDDPDDVQAGLEKAFIHEGPVLVSIKTDPNALAMPPKLEFDQAKGFALYMGKMMLNGRMDEAFKVISSNYKHLGEVI, encoded by the coding sequence ATGAGCAAAAATATATCTGACCAACTGGTTGAAACATTAGTAGATGCTGGAATTCAAAGAATTTATTCTGTAACGGGAGACAGTCTTAATCATGTAAACGCAGCAGTTCATCGTAATGGAAAAATTAAATGGGTTCATGTACGTAACGAAGAGACAGCCGCATTTGCTGCTAGTGCAGAGTCTCAGTTAAATGGGTTGGCATGTTGCGCTGGTAGTAGCGGTCCCGGACATGTTCATTTGATAAACGGTTTGTATGATGCGCACCGTTCATCTGCATCGGTGTTAGCCATTGCTTCTACGATACATACCAATGAGTTTGGAACAGGTGCTTTTCAGGAAACAAACACCATTAAACTTTTTGATGATTGCAGTTACTATAACCAAATGGCCACAACACCAGCACAGTTGCCACGTATGTTACAGGCTGCTCTACAAAATGCAGTGCATAAAAAAGGTGTTGCAGTTATTGGCTTGCCAGGTGATATTACCAACCAGCGAGCAGTAGAAGCGGAAACAACTACTTTACTATTCAGAAATACGCCTGTTGTTAGGCCATCGGAAGGCGAATTAGTTCAACTAGCAGAATTGATAAACTCGCATAAAAAAGTTACTATTTTTTGTGGAATTGGAGCAGCAGAGTCACACAAAGAAGTTGTTCAATTGGCTGAAAAGCTTAAAGCTCCCGTAGCCTATTCTTATAAAGCGAAGATGTCAATTCAGCATAATAATCCATATGAAGTAGGGCTTACAGGATTGTTGGGTATTCCATCGGCTTATCATGCAATGCACGAGTGTGAGTTACTAATATTACTAGGTACAGATTTTCCCTATACCTCTTTTATGCCTAGTAAGAATAAGATTGTTCAAATAGATATTAAACCAGAAAACCTTGGACGAAGAGCAAAACTAGATTTGGGACTGTGTGGCGATGTAAAAGATACTTTGCAGGTATTATTGCCTTTGCTAGAGATAAAAGAGAACAGCTCTTTTCTTGATGAGCAATTGGAGTTTTATCAAGAAGTAAAAAAGAACTTACAGTCTTATGTAAAAGAAACCGGAAAACCTGATGAAATTCACCCAGAATTTGTTGCTTCTGTAATTAATAAGTTGGCTGCCGACGATGCCATTTTTACGGTTGATACCGGAATGTGTTGCGTATGGGCTGCACGCTATATTGATGGAACTGGAGAACGTAAAATGTTGGGTTCATTTAATCATGGTTCTATGGCAAATGCAATGCCACAAGCAATAGGTGCTGCATTTGCACGTCCAGATCAACAGGTTGTTGCCTTCTGTGGTGATGGAGGGATTTCTATGTTATTGGGCGATCTTATAACCATTGTTCAATATAACTTACCTATAAAGATTATTATTTTCAACAACCGTTCGTTGGGAATGGTAAAGCTTGAAATGGAAGTAGAAGGAATTCCCGATCAGGAAACGGATATGTTAAATCCCGATTTTATAAAAATAGCAGAAGCTATGGGAATGAAGGGTATTGGTATTGATGATCCGGATGATGTACAGGCAGGCTTAGAAAAAGCGTTTATCCATGAAGGTCCTGTATTGGTTTCTATTAAGACCGATCCGAATGCTCTTGCTATGCCACCAAAGTTAGAATTTGACCAAGCAAAAGGGTTTGCTTTATATATGGGTAAAATGATGTTAAACGGGCGTATGGATGAGGCCTTTAAGGTTATCTCGTCTAATTATAAGCATTTGGGAGAGGTTATTTAA
- a CDS encoding DUF6789 family protein gives MNTKIKQGLIGGVVATVVMTAFMMIAAIIGMPKMSPPKMLATMMGLPILVGWIMHFMIGVIFALVYAFYFMNLLKSINSNVLKGVIFGVAAFIFAQIAMAILGAIKGGMPASEDSVLLIMVAGIVGHIVFGIVVALLVKDVGSTTNFELDQKKGV, from the coding sequence ATGAATACTAAAATTAAACAAGGACTAATCGGTGGCGTTGTTGCCACTGTTGTAATGACTGCATTCATGATGATTGCTGCTATAATAGGGATGCCAAAAATGAGTCCACCGAAAATGCTTGCCACGATGATGGGACTCCCTATTTTAGTTGGGTGGATTATGCATTTTATGATAGGTGTAATATTTGCTTTAGTGTATGCATTCTACTTTATGAATTTGCTAAAAAGTATAAATAGTAATGTTCTTAAAGGAGTTATTTTTGGAGTTGCTGCATTCATCTTTGCACAAATTGCCATGGCAATATTAGGGGCTATAAAGGGAGGTATGCCTGCATCTGAGGATAGTGTGCTATTAATTATGGTTGCTGGTATAGTTGGTCATATTGTTTTTGGAATTGTTGTAGCTCTTCTTGTTAAAGATGTTGGTAGCACTACCAATTTTGAGTTAGATCAGAAAAAAGGGGTCTGA
- the nhaA gene encoding Na+/H+ antiporter NhaA: MRRQSSSGILLLIAAVIAMLWSNSPYTDVYFDFWNKELTLGHGTLQVSEPLILWVNDGLMALFFFVVGLEIKREVMAGELSTIKEVIMPFTAAIGGMAVPAIIFILIAGNTPIGHGWGIPMATDIAFSLGILSLLGAMVPIGLKVFLTALAIVDDIGAILIIAFFYSNDIQWGYLQVAAGLFLLLLIFNYFNLRIVALYLFVGLFVWFCFLKSGVHPTVAGVLVALTIPARRKIKMQDFIKQTKSSLVLFDKAKWLDSKVLLGKEQITAVDCIAENVKKVQSPVQSLENSLSTFTANLVMPIFALANASIVIVASEFNLLNRATFGVGLSLLLGKVVGVSLFSWLSVRLGWAKLPTGVNWTQIIGVGFLSGIGFTMSLFITNLAYADATVITASKIGIVIGSLLAGVIGFIILKINFRKMEST, encoded by the coding sequence TTGAGAAGACAATCATCAAGCGGAATATTACTGTTGATTGCAGCGGTTATCGCTATGTTATGGAGTAATTCACCATATACTGATGTGTATTTCGATTTTTGGAATAAAGAATTAACCTTAGGGCATGGAACACTTCAGGTTTCAGAACCATTGATACTTTGGGTAAATGATGGTCTGATGGCTTTATTCTTTTTTGTAGTCGGTTTGGAAATCAAACGAGAAGTAATGGCTGGAGAATTGTCAACAATAAAGGAGGTAATTATGCCTTTTACAGCAGCTATTGGGGGAATGGCAGTGCCTGCGATAATTTTTATATTAATTGCAGGAAATACTCCAATTGGTCATGGTTGGGGCATTCCTATGGCTACAGATATTGCTTTTAGCTTGGGAATCTTAAGTCTTTTGGGGGCTATGGTGCCAATAGGGTTAAAGGTATTTCTTACTGCTTTGGCTATTGTAGATGATATTGGAGCAATACTGATTATTGCATTTTTTTATAGCAACGATATTCAATGGGGGTATCTACAAGTAGCAGCTGGTTTGTTTCTGCTATTACTGATTTTTAATTATTTTAACCTACGTATTGTTGCCCTATACCTTTTCGTTGGATTGTTTGTTTGGTTTTGTTTTCTAAAATCAGGTGTACATCCAACTGTAGCTGGCGTTTTAGTTGCTTTAACAATCCCTGCAAGAAGAAAAATAAAAATGCAAGATTTTATCAAGCAAACTAAATCTAGTTTAGTATTATTTGATAAAGCTAAATGGCTAGACTCAAAAGTTTTGCTAGGAAAAGAACAGATTACAGCAGTAGACTGCATCGCAGAAAATGTTAAAAAAGTACAATCGCCTGTTCAGAGTTTAGAAAATTCACTGAGTACTTTCACTGCCAATTTGGTGATGCCAATATTTGCGCTTGCAAATGCCTCCATTGTTATTGTTGCAAGTGAATTTAATTTGTTAAACAGGGCAACCTTTGGTGTAGGGCTTAGCTTATTGCTAGGAAAGGTAGTAGGTGTTAGTTTGTTTTCTTGGCTAAGTGTTCGTTTGGGATGGGCAAAATTACCAACTGGCGTTAATTGGACACAAATAATAGGAGTAGGTTTTTTGTCCGGAATAGGATTTACCATGTCTTTGTTTATCACAAATTTAGCATATGCAGACGCAACAGTAATTACCGCTTCTAAAATAGGAATAGTAATCGGTTCATTATTAGCAGGGGTGATCGGTTTCATTATCCTGAAAATTAATTTCAGGAAAATGGAAAGTACCTAA
- a CDS encoding OsmC family peroxiredoxin, with amino-acid sequence MKRITTANWQGSLKEGKGSLSTQSKILDKTNYSFKTRFEEGEKGTNPEELLAAAHAGCFTMSVASILDKKGLTPDKLDTKAILTLKGLDITDIHLSITGAVKGIDADAFAVIVKDAEGNCIISKALKVTITSESHLDA; translated from the coding sequence ATGAAAAGAATAACAACAGCCAATTGGCAAGGAAGCCTTAAAGAAGGTAAAGGATCATTAAGTACACAAAGTAAAATATTAGATAAAACCAATTACAGTTTTAAAACCCGTTTTGAGGAAGGTGAAAAGGGAACTAATCCAGAAGAATTACTGGCTGCCGCTCATGCGGGATGTTTTACAATGTCAGTAGCATCTATTTTAGATAAAAAGGGTTTAACTCCTGATAAATTAGATACAAAAGCAATTTTAACGTTAAAGGGATTAGATATAACGGATATACATTTATCTATAACAGGTGCTGTAAAAGGTATCGATGCAGATGCTTTTGCAGTAATTGTTAAGGATGCTGAAGGAAATTGTATCATCTCTAAAGCATTAAAAGTAACAATTACATCTGAATCTCATTTGGATGCTTAA
- a CDS encoding YceI family protein, whose amino-acid sequence MVQSFKKFGFAVLVTVFGAFSVNAQSDLMWKIDKAHTSVNFSVNHFFSSVTGKFTSFEGDINFDRNNLKSSKVDFTVLINSVNTDDKKRDEHLQSSEFFDVQVYPNMTFKSTKVEKKSEKEYSVYGKLTIKDITKDVVLPMKITGEMEHPMMKGKIILGVLIDTTLNRTVYGVGTGDWATTMVVGDEVRIQIPMELNRMK is encoded by the coding sequence ATGGTACAATCATTTAAAAAATTTGGCTTTGCAGTTTTGGTAACTGTATTTGGTGCATTTTCAGTAAATGCACAAAGCGATTTAATGTGGAAAATAGACAAAGCTCATACTTCAGTAAATTTCTCTGTTAATCACTTCTTTTCATCCGTTACCGGAAAGTTTACAAGCTTTGAAGGTGATATTAATTTTGACCGCAACAACTTAAAATCTAGTAAAGTAGACTTTACTGTTCTGATTAATAGCGTAAATACTGATGACAAAAAAAGGGACGAACATCTTCAATCTTCCGAATTTTTTGATGTACAAGTTTATCCTAATATGACATTCAAATCAACTAAAGTTGAAAAGAAATCAGAAAAAGAATATTCGGTTTATGGTAAATTAACCATCAAGGATATAACCAAAGATGTTGTTTTACCAATGAAAATCACTGGCGAAATGGAACACCCAATGATGAAGGGTAAGATTATTTTGGGTGTTTTAATAGATACAACTTTAAACAGAACTGTTTATGGCGTAGGTACAGGAGATTGGGCAACAACAATGGTAGTGGGCGATGAAGTACGAATACAGATTCCTATGGAACTCAACCGCATGAAATAA
- the hflK gene encoding FtsH protease activity modulator HflK, producing MKNSFNINKIESPLLKNILNYRKTIIIVFLLLLGFFSAFFQIEPEEVGVITRFGKFVKKVEPGLNMKIPFIDELYKVPVERQQKLEFGFRTVKAGVHTQYSKSVAKDESLMLTGDLNLADVEWVVQYRINDAYNYLFKVRNPKNTLRDVSEAALRQIIGDRTVNEVLTVGRTEIATKMEALVNQICKEYSLGIKIDQIVLQDVNPPQPVKAAFNAVNQAQQERETLINQAKSEYNKVIPKASGQAEETIQKAEGFATQRVNKALGEVARFNAIYKEYMKAPGVTRSRIYLETMASVLPKLGNKIIIDEQGNNVLPLLQMQLNK from the coding sequence ATGAAAAATAGTTTTAACATTAATAAAATTGAATCGCCACTTTTAAAAAACATACTAAATTATAGAAAGACAATTATCATTGTATTTCTTTTATTGCTGGGGTTTTTTAGTGCATTTTTTCAAATAGAGCCCGAAGAAGTTGGTGTTATTACCCGCTTTGGTAAGTTTGTAAAAAAAGTAGAACCAGGGCTTAATATGAAAATACCTTTTATAGATGAGCTGTATAAAGTACCTGTTGAAAGACAACAAAAACTAGAATTTGGTTTTAGAACAGTAAAAGCGGGTGTTCATACTCAATACTCGAAATCTGTTGCAAAAGATGAGTCTTTAATGCTTACCGGAGATCTTAATCTTGCCGATGTGGAATGGGTTGTACAATACCGTATTAATGATGCTTATAATTATTTATTTAAGGTAAGGAATCCTAAAAATACATTACGAGATGTATCAGAAGCGGCACTTAGACAAATTATTGGAGATCGAACTGTAAATGAAGTTTTAACTGTTGGCCGTACAGAAATAGCAACCAAAATGGAAGCGCTTGTAAACCAAATATGTAAGGAATATTCATTAGGTATTAAAATTGATCAGATTGTACTGCAAGATGTGAATCCGCCACAACCGGTAAAAGCCGCTTTTAATGCAGTAAACCAAGCACAACAAGAAAGAGAAACTTTGATTAATCAAGCAAAATCAGAGTATAATAAAGTGATACCTAAAGCAAGTGGACAAGCAGAGGAAACCATACAAAAGGCCGAAGGATTTGCTACCCAGCGGGTGAATAAAGCACTCGGAGAAGTTGCCCGTTTTAATGCTATTTATAAAGAATATATGAAAGCTCCTGGGGTTACTAGAAGCAGAATTTATCTGGAAACAATGGCATCTGTTTTACCAAAATTAGGCAATAAAATTATTATAGATGAACAAGGAAACAATGTATTGCCTTTATTACAAATGCAGTTAAACAAATAA
- a CDS encoding formate/nitrite transporter family protein, giving the protein MAKEVNALKEALNKPKQIDEILDEQIQTGLREYKRSNQALFLSAISAGLEVGFSVFLMATIYSLFNGVIHPSILHVLLAIAYPLGFIFVVIGKSELFTEHTTLSVIPVLNRNATIKSLLILWGLVYAGNLLGGYFFGYILSVLPERLNAIDNGAFYGIAKKLIDHPWYIILGSGILAGWLMGLLSWLVTSSQDTLSRIVIITLITSVIGIGGLHHSIVGSIEVFTASLTSVKITWVNYLHVQTWATLGNIIGGVVFVAFLKFSHANQHNKHYISSLNKK; this is encoded by the coding sequence ATGGCAAAGGAAGTAAACGCACTAAAGGAAGCTTTAAATAAACCCAAGCAGATTGATGAAATTCTTGATGAACAGATTCAAACTGGTCTTCGAGAATACAAGCGGTCAAATCAGGCCTTGTTTCTTTCTGCAATATCAGCAGGCTTAGAAGTAGGGTTTAGTGTATTTCTTATGGCTACTATTTATAGTTTGTTTAATGGTGTTATTCATCCATCAATACTTCATGTTTTGTTGGCTATTGCCTATCCTCTTGGTTTTATATTTGTAGTGATTGGTAAATCAGAACTCTTTACAGAGCATACTACCTTATCTGTAATTCCTGTTTTAAATAGAAACGCAACAATAAAGAGCCTGTTAATTCTATGGGGTCTGGTGTATGCGGGAAATTTATTAGGAGGTTATTTTTTTGGATACATTCTATCTGTTTTACCAGAACGACTGAACGCTATAGATAATGGAGCATTCTATGGAATCGCAAAAAAATTAATCGATCACCCGTGGTATATTATTTTAGGAAGCGGAATTCTTGCCGGATGGTTAATGGGCTTGTTGTCATGGTTAGTTACTTCTTCACAAGATACCTTAAGCAGAATTGTGATAATTACTTTAATAACTTCTGTAATTGGAATAGGAGGACTGCACCACTCCATCGTAGGATCTATCGAAGTGTTTACAGCTTCTTTAACAAGTGTTAAAATAACCTGGGTAAATTATTTACATGTTCAAACATGGGCAACACTGGGCAATATTATAGGTGGAGTTGTATTTGTAGCATTCCTGAAATTTAGCCATGCAAACCAGCATAATAAACATTACATATCGTCTCTTAATAAGAAATAA